In a single window of the Aquarana catesbeiana isolate 2022-GZ linkage group LG13, ASM4218655v1, whole genome shotgun sequence genome:
- the LOC141116922 gene encoding olfactory receptor 5V1-like: protein MEEVNQTSTGNFILLGLSNIPSLQKMYALVFSVMYIITLSGNFLLIIVVRINPKLQTPMYFFLSNLSIIDIGFSSTIVPLIIINTLIKDRSISLLECAVQMFFHLGLGVTECVILGVMAYDRFAAICRPLHYITIMNKMLCVGLAAGSWSISFLNSTIHVVLIFQLPYCKSHHVNHFFCEVPPFLRMSCRDTFFHEMGMYISAVTLGMTSFCLTLFSYVHIISTILKIRSSQGRYKAFSTCGSHLTVVGLFYVTIFLMYLRPRSTYSPELDKTMSIFYTVVTPMLNPMVYSMRNEDVKKTVKRIHMRNKT, encoded by the coding sequence ATGGAAGAAGTCAACCAAACCTCTACAGGAAACTTCATCCTCCTTGGCCTATCTAACATCCCATCACTCCAGAAAATGTATGCCCTTGTGTTTTCGGTGATGTACATAATCACATTGTCAGGAAACTTTCTACTGATCATTGTGGTGAGGATCAACCCGAAGCTACAGACCCCCATGTACTTTTTCCTAAGCAACCTCTCCATTATTGACATTGGTTTCTCGTCCACTATTGTTCCCCTAATTATCATAAACACTCTGATTAAGGACAGAAGCATCTCCTTGTTGGAATGTGCAGTGCAAATGTTTTTCCATTTGGGTTTAGGAGTAACTGAGTGTGTTATTCTAGGTGTCATGGCGTACGACAGGTTTGCTGCCATCTGCAGACCATTGCACTATATCACCATAATGAATAAAATGTTGTGTGTCGGTTTAGCTGCAGGGTCATGGAGTATTAGCTTCCTGAACTCTACTATCCATGTTGTCCTCATCTTCCAACTCCCCTATTGCAAGTCCCACCATGTCAACCACTTCTTCTGTGAGGTACCACCTTTCCTTCGAATGTCCTGCCGAGACACTTTTTTTCATGAGATGGGCATGTACATCTCTGCAGTAACTCTTGGCATGACTTCTTTCTGCTTGACTCTTTTCTCATATGTCCACATAATTTCTACCATCCTGAAGATCCGTTCCTCACAAGGAAGATATAAAGCTTTCTCCACATGTGGTTCCCATCTGACTGTGGTGGGTCTCTTCTATGTGACAATCTTTCTTATGTATCTGAGACCCCGCTCTACATACTCTCCTGAACTAGATAAAACTATGTCCATTTTTTATACAGTAGTGACTCCGATGTTGAACCCAATGGTCTACAGTATGAGAAATGAGGACGTCAAAAAGACAGTTAAAAGAATACACATGAGAAATAAAACATga
- the LOC141117414 gene encoding olfactory receptor 5AR1-like isoform X1, with protein sequence MEVVNQTSSDRFILIGLSNVPHLQVIFFLVFLLMYIITLSGNLLLIIVVRINPKLQTPMYFFLGNLSIVDIFFSTTIVPKLLINTLSIDKSISLLGCALQMFFAITLGATECIILAVMAYDRFVAICRPLHYSTIMNKTVCVSLAAGSWGICLLNSTVHVVLTFQLPYCKSHHVNHFFCEMPPFFRMSCRDTQFNEMLMYILAGLLVMCSFCLTLISYINIISTILKIRSSDGRHKAFSTCASHLTVVSLYYGTIMFMYMRPRSTYSAEIDKTVSIFYTAVTPMLNPIIYSMRNKDVKNCNKINVKKSLKHPCRRMLAHSGEFICRSCPHK encoded by the exons ATGGAAGTAGTCAACCAAACATCTTCAGACAGGTTCATTCTCATTGGACTATCTAATGTCCCGCACCTTCAAGTGATATTTTTCCTTGTGTTCCTTCTGATGTACATAATCACATTGTCAGGAAATCTTTTACTGATCATTGTGGTGAGGATCAACCCAAAGCTACAGACCCCCATGTACTTCTTCCTGGGTAACCTCTCCATTGTAGACATCTTTTTCTCAACCACCATCGTTCCCAAACTTCTCATAAACACTCTGTCCATAGATAAAAGCATATCCTTGTTGGGGTGTGCATTACAGATGTTCTTTGCTATAACTTTAGGAGCAACAGAGTGTATTATACTAGCCGTAATGGCATATGACAGGTTTGTTGCCATCTGCAGACCTTTGCACTACAGCACCATCATGAACAAGACAGTGTGTGTCAGTTTAGCAGCAGGATCATGGGGTATTTGCCTCCTAAACTCTACAGTACACGTTGTCCTCACCTTCCAACTCCCCTACTGCAAGTCCCACCACGTCAACCACTTCTTCTGTGAGATGCCTCCTTTTTTTCGAATGTCTTGCCGAGACACTCAGTTTAATGAGATGCTGATGTATATTCTAGCAGGTCTCTTAGTCATGTGTTCTTTCTGCTTGACTCTAATTTCATACATTAACATCATCTCCACCATCTTGAAGATCCGTTCCTCTGATGGAAGACACAAAGCTTTCTCCACATGTGCTTCTCACCTGACTGTGGTGAGTCTCTACTATGGAACCATCATGTTTATGTATATGAGACCCCGCTCTACTTATTCTGCAGAAATAGACAAAACTGTGTCCATTTTCTATACAGCTGTGACACCGATGTTGAACCCCATCATCTATAGTATGAGAAACAAGGATGT aaaaaactgtaataaaataaatgtaaaaaaaagtttaaagcacccctgtcgccgcATGCTCGCACACAGTGGTGAATTCATATGTAGATCATGCCCACATaagtaa
- the LOC141117414 gene encoding olfactory receptor 5AR1-like isoform X2 — MSPTRHNLNVMEVVNQTSSDRFILIGLSNVPHLQVIFFLVFLLMYIITLSGNLLLIIVVRINPKLQTPMYFFLGNLSIVDIFFSTTIVPKLLINTLSIDKSISLLGCALQMFFAITLGATECIILAVMAYDRFVAICRPLHYSTIMNKTVCVSLAAGSWGICLLNSTVHVVLTFQLPYCKSHHVNHFFCEMPPFFRMSCRDTQFNEMLMYILAGLLVMCSFCLTLISYINIISTILKIRSSDGRHKAFSTCASHLTVVSLYYGTIMFMYMRPRSTYSAEIDKTVSIFYTAVTPMLNPIIYSMRNKDVKGTIKKSQQEIKISNVRG; from the coding sequence ATGTCTCCTACCAGACATAACCTGAATGTTATGGAAGTAGTCAACCAAACATCTTCAGACAGGTTCATTCTCATTGGACTATCTAATGTCCCGCACCTTCAAGTGATATTTTTCCTTGTGTTCCTTCTGATGTACATAATCACATTGTCAGGAAATCTTTTACTGATCATTGTGGTGAGGATCAACCCAAAGCTACAGACCCCCATGTACTTCTTCCTGGGTAACCTCTCCATTGTAGACATCTTTTTCTCAACCACCATCGTTCCCAAACTTCTCATAAACACTCTGTCCATAGATAAAAGCATATCCTTGTTGGGGTGTGCATTACAGATGTTCTTTGCTATAACTTTAGGAGCAACAGAGTGTATTATACTAGCCGTAATGGCATATGACAGGTTTGTTGCCATCTGCAGACCTTTGCACTACAGCACCATCATGAACAAGACAGTGTGTGTCAGTTTAGCAGCAGGATCATGGGGTATTTGCCTCCTAAACTCTACAGTACACGTTGTCCTCACCTTCCAACTCCCCTACTGCAAGTCCCACCACGTCAACCACTTCTTCTGTGAGATGCCTCCTTTTTTTCGAATGTCTTGCCGAGACACTCAGTTTAATGAGATGCTGATGTATATTCTAGCAGGTCTCTTAGTCATGTGTTCTTTCTGCTTGACTCTAATTTCATACATTAACATCATCTCCACCATCTTGAAGATCCGTTCCTCTGATGGAAGACACAAAGCTTTCTCCACATGTGCTTCTCACCTGACTGTGGTGAGTCTCTACTATGGAACCATCATGTTTATGTATATGAGACCCCGCTCTACTTATTCTGCAGAAATAGACAAAACTGTGTCCATTTTCTATACAGCTGTGACACCGATGTTGAACCCCATCATCTATAGTATGAGAAACAAGGATGTCAAAGGAACAATCAAAAAAAGCCAACAAGAAATAAAGATCTCTAATGTAAGAGGCTGA